The DNA segment ATTATGAGGAGGACCTTTTCCAAGTTGGCGATGTCGATGTGTGGGTAGCAAAGCTGAAAGAGCTATCAGACGCCGAGTAAACCTGAAATCAGCCGCGCTGTTGGCCATTCATACAACACAAACACGTGACGCAATCTCTCGTTGGCAGTCCTGTAAGACGGGCTGCCCTATACCTCTTTATCAACCAGTGAAACTGGATGGAGCATACCAAGCAGCATCTAACGAGCTGCGCTTCCTCATTCTTTTTCTTCAATAGAAACAAGCCGTTTCATTTTCTGATAGAAGTACAAATCTAGGAGGGAGAGGACTGCACCCTGAATGATGACAAGCCGCAAGTACCACTATATTACCGTCATGAGAAAGAAATGATATAAGATGCTTCGCGCCATAGATTGGCTTGAGGTAGGTAAGATTGCGGCGTCATCATTATTTCCTGATATGGCTCATACTTTGTCTGGCCTTGCTTTCAGTTCCGGGAGCCAATGCTCAATACAATACCAGACTAACTCCAAACGAGACATTGAGTTCTCAACATATCTGGTCCGACCAAAATGGCTACTACTACGCCAATCTTGATGCAGGTAGCTGGACTGTGGTTGTCAAGAGTGATGGGTTTTGGGGCATGAGTCTCGCCGTCGCGGTAAGAGATGCGGATACTTCAGAGGTGATTGCAGCAACTGAAGGGTCTGGTGGAGGGAGTGTTTCTTTAGAATTCACACTTGAGGAAAACACAATCGTAAACATCTTGGTCGAAGAAACCGGCAGTGGATCAGGATTCTATAGTATCGGCGTCTACAACGGTCTTAATGCTGTAGCCGCCACATACGGTGTCTGGTTGATTATTGTACCTGTTCTTGTATTTGTATCCATAGGAGTTATTGTCTACCGTGTGAAATCTGGAGGAAAAGCTGCGGATAATCAAGAGCTACAGGTGGAAGCACCCGAGTTTGCGGTTCCCGAAAGATACCGTCAAAGAGAAAAGACTACAGATATCCGGACCATGCGGCTCCCGGCCAAGTGCCCATCATGTGGCGCATCGCTATCCCAGAAAGATATTGATTGGGTTGGCCCACTGGAAGCGGAGTGCAACTACTGTGGGGCTATCGTCAAGGCACGTCTAGAAAGACTGTGAGCTGCGAACGAAGGCTGACAATCTCCCGACTGGATAATCGCGAAACTTCCAAGCAATTGACTCTCAGAATATCGTGGGTTCATCCCACTCGCCAAATACGTCTCTCCAGACATCGCAAATTTCACCAACTGAAGCATATGCCCGGACAGCCTTAACGACCCATGGCATCACGTTCTCGTCACCTTCGGACGCCCTCCTCAGCCCATCCAACGCTTCTTGAACAGCATTCTCGTCTCGCTCCTCCCTGACTCGCTGCAAGCGTTCAATTTGACGTTCTTCAACTTCTGGATCGATTTTCAGTACTGGAATCTCAGGTTCCTTCTCAACCTTGAACTTGTTGACGCCGATAATCGTTCGCTCGTTGTTTTCAATTTCCCTTTGATATCGATACGCAGACTTCGCGATTTCCTTTTGGAAGAAGCCCTTCTCAATGGCGGGCACTACACCACCCATGGCATCTATTTTGTCGAAGTACTCGTATGCTTCTTCCTCTAGTTCATCTGTCAGCGATTCCACGTAGTACGATCCAGCAAGAGGATCAATGGTGTTTGCAGCGCCGCTCTCGTGTGCGAGTACCTGCTGGGTACGAAGAGCAACTCGAACGGCATCTTCCGAAGGTAGTGCTAAAGCTTCGTCCATGCTATTCGTGTGGAGAGACTGAGTTCCGCCCAGAACTGCCGCCAATGCTTGATAAGCTGTCCGAACTATATTCACCATGGGCTGTTGTGCGGTTAGCGAGCAACCTGCCGTTTGGGTATGGAACCGCATCCAGAGAGATCTTTCATTCTTGGGATTGAATCGGCGTTTCATTTCTTTTGCCCATATTCTCCTCGCTGCACGATACTTTGCAACCTCTTCGAATATATCGTTATGAGCATTGAAGAAGAAGGACAGGCGCGGGGCGAAATTATCCACATCCATCCCTCTTTCAACACATCTCTCCACGTATTCGAGTCCATTACGAAGGGTGAAAGCCAGTTCCTGTGCTGCTGTTGAACCTGCTTCACGGATATGATATCCACTTATTGACACAGTATTCCATCGCGGTATGTGTTCAGTACAGTATTCAATGATGTCAACGATTATTCTCATACTTGGTTTAGGCCCGTACAGAAAGGATTTCTGAGCCTGATATTCTTTGAGGATATCATTCTGAATAGTCCCGCCAATCTGATCAGGAGGGACCCCCTGCTTCTCTGCGACCACCATGTACATTGCAAGCAAAATGGATGCGGGCGCATTGATGGTCATGCTTGTAGTGACCTCATCCAGCGGGATGCCATCGAAGAGGATTTCCATGTCTTTCAGGGTGTCAACCGCAACCCCCAGCTTGCCAACTTCTCCGTGTGATTCAGGATGGTCTGAATCTCGACCATAAATGGTCGGTAGGTGGAAAGCGACACTCAGACCTGTCTGACCCTGCTCAAGGAGGTACTTGAACCGCTGATTTGTTTCTTCCGCACTTCCCATCCCTGCAAACTGACGCATGGTCCACAGTCTGCCGCGGTACATCGTAGGCTGAACGCCCCGAGTGAATGGATACTCGCTCGGAAATCCCAGGTCCTCAAGATAGTCAAGTTCGTTCGTATCCAAAGGGGTGTAGAGCCTCTTAACCGGCTTGCTAGAAGTGGTTACGAACTCGTCTTTGATTTCGGGGTATTTGTTCAAATGTGGTTCGAGGGTTTCTTTCTCCCACTTCTCTTTTGCCTTGGCTATGCGATTCGACTCTGGTTTGCTGCCTGCATATTCCTTCCTCGATTCTGCTTTTTCGGCACCCATGTCTAGTTCTCCTGAGTACGATATAGAAGCTCTCCAAAGAGATGATATTAACTTATTCGATTTTGTCCAATGAAAAACTTAGAACTCGAAACCCTTTCGTGCCTTAACGCCCTCTTCTTCGAAATAGTGCTTTACGTCTTTCATCTCGGTAACTAAATCAGCGGCCTCAATCACTTCATCACGTGCGTACCTACCGGTCATGATTAGTTCCATATCGTCCGGTTTAATTCGTATAAGTTCTAGCTGATCCTCCAAACTGAATAAGTCCCATTCCACGGCCACATTGATTTCATCAAGAATCAGCACATCACAAGTATGGTCAGCAATCGCCTCCCTGGCCATGCGTAGACCTTTCTGGGCAAGTTCAATATCTATAGGGTCTGGGTTCTCTTTGTCAACGAATGTTTCCCTTCCAACCGGAACAATTGCGAAATGCGGAAGTTTCTGAGCGGAAGCAAACTCTCCGTAATTAGTGTCAACCTTATCACCCCGCATAGCGACTTTTGCCTTCATGAAGGAAATCATCATCACACCAAGACCATGTCCTGCTGCACGCATGCCAGCACCAAGGGCAGCTGTGGTTTTTCCTTTACCATTTCCAGTATAGACTTGCACGAGACCTGGCTGAGGTTCATCAGTCATTGGACCCTCACCTATTCCTGCATTCGCTTGGCAAGCTGAGCCACCCGTTTGCCCAATTTGATACTGCCCTGAATCGCAAGTTCATCATCCTTTGCCGAGCGCCATTTTCCCTCGTCTGTTTGTAAACTGCCTGCACCAAAGAATCCGTCTTTCACAGGATTGCCAACAGCACCAACCACAATCATTCCATGGCCAAGAGCGAATCGATTTAGATAATCAATGATGTGTTCCTGTCCACCATATCGCAAACCTGCATATGATATTGCGCCAAAAAGCTTGTCCTTCAATTCATTGCCATTCATCTTCATGGGTCTTGATCTATCAATCAAATCCTTCAAGACACCAGGAACAGCAGTGAAATACGATGGGGCGGAAACAATGATTCCATCAGCCTTTCTCAGCCAGTCTTCTATCTCCGGCATGTCATCCTGGTCGCTCTCGGGACAATGTTTGCGACGAACACATGCATCACACCCAGTACAGTGGCGAATTTCGTAGTCGCTCATCTTCAATAGTGTTGTCTTTGCTTCTTTGGTAGAACCCTCTGGGAGTTCAGAGGCGGCGGCCTCAAGTGCCTTCCGCAGCAGAAACTCAGTATGCGAATTCTCAGTCTTGGGAGACCCACAAATACCAACTATCAGCATCATCCACTCACAGTAGAATCAAAAAGGACTATGCCATTTAGCCCTTTCCTCTTTTCAAGACGCACTGGCATCTTTCAGTGCCTGCGTAATTTCACCAACTGCATGAACAGCCTGCATTTTGCTCCCCCCTTTGTAAGGAGCAGCAACCACACTATATGAGCCAACCTTGAATAACTGTACATCATATTTGTGTACCTCCACAGATGTAGGCACCATATCGGGATTTAGCTTGAATCCCGTATTGACTATTTTGTCTTGGATTCGTAAAGCATGAGATTCGGGAACGTTGCCGTAAACCATTTTGCCCTTGGCATCAAAAATACCAATATAGGCGACTTCATAGTTTTCTAAGGCTTCGTCTACGACATCCCTAGCACAGCCAATCACTCTCTCGCTGGAATGTTTTGACTCGGCGAGAAGATATCTGTCAATAACACGATCTATTTCTTCCATCTGGGGGATTTCATCAGAGAATTTATCCAGAACATCTTGGTACGATTTTCGGAATGCCTTGCCAAGGGATACCAATCGCTGCTTAAGTTGTGCTTTATCATCCGGATTATGAGTTAGAGCCACAACAGCAAATTCACTAAAAATGGCATACGCCCAAAGATTACCATTTTCTTCCAGAAAATATGTGCGCTGCTTCTTCACAGAATGAGACGAGCTAAGGAGCGTAACACCAGCATTGACGCGACTAGGAAGTGATGAGTCAAGATTACTGTCTTCATCATTCAAGACCCGAGTATAGGCAAGTTCTCTATTACTTCTGATAACATACGCGCGTGCGACTTTCACCTTTGCTCCCCTGTCTCAAAAAAGTTCGAATTGCGGTTCTTAAGGATTGTTTGTAGACATACCCTTTTTATGGCTACGAGAATACCCAAAACTGGGTGTTGATGTGCCACGGCGAAAAGACCGCCCTCGTAGAACACGGTATGACATATATGCGGAACTCATTCGTGTTATCTATATCTACGGCCACTGCCCCCTTACTCGAGCGGCACGTTCATGCAATATGCCAGTTGATCGGGCAAAAGATAGCATCAACATGCTCTGTGATAGAGGTCTGCTGGAAGAAGAGGACGATGACGGGCAGATTCTATACACAGTAACAGTGCGTGGCCACCAGTATTTGGAGCTTTACAAGCGCATGGCAAAGTTGGTTGGTATGCCAATGCCTGATCCAATAATGGGGCTATGATTTTACATTTATTCGGCATCTATAATATGATTCCCCACGCTGAATCTTATTGGCGTGAATCATCTGGTGCCACAATCTCAAATTGTGGACTACAATACGAAACTCCAAGTTACAGCAACAGTAACTACAGGAGGGCCACAGTCTCAGATTAGCCTATTCGGTGTGCTCTTCATTGCCATGATTTTGGCGTTAGTAATTATCTATGCTCTCAAAAGATATCTAGGTAACTGGAGAGAACGCACGATTGAGGAACCATTCGAGTGTACGGATGAACAATCACTCTGGTCGTTTCTCCGGTCGAAGTTGCCTAGAACGAGGGTTCTCGCTTTAATCATCATTATTGTCATCGGAATTCCAAGTGTGTTTTTTATTGGTCGAATGCCATTCCATCGAACCAACATCACTCACACAGATCCTGAAGGAGATGTATCAGATCCTAATATCGACATTGTCCAGTTGCGCTCATACCGAAGTGGTAATGACCTCGCACTCGAAATAACAGTTGCAGGGGAAATCAGAAACGTAACTGACTCTTCACCATATCCTGATCCATACGATTACAGAATAACAACAATCACAAGGAAACCGAATGAAGAAAGCACACCGACTTAGAAGATTAGCTACACGAATGGAACACTTGGCTTGCAGTATGGTACCACAGCCCGTGTGGAAAACAATACCCTAACCATTTTCCTTCCCTTGTATGAAAACATCTCCGGCTACTATGTAGTTGATATCAAAGGGACAGCGAGGACTTACACCGAAACAGATACCACCGAGCCAGATTGGGACCGTCCTGTTGCAAGGCTGCTGTTCTAGGGATAGTAACAAATTGTGACTACTGATTGTGACTTCGCTTTATATGTAGAGAAGAGTGGATTATCCATAGAAAACATACATCAAAGGAGACAACGAAGAACATGAAATTCAAAGGTGAACAGGAACTTATATTGGGTGCGGTTCGAGAAGACCTCGAGCTCAGAGACTGTAGATATGTAGTTCCTGAAGACGGGTCCCAAATCACTGTAGAGGGAGACATCAGA comes from the Candidatus Thorarchaeota archaeon genome and includes:
- a CDS encoding methylmalonyl-CoA mutase family protein — translated: MGAEKAESRKEYAGSKPESNRIAKAKEKWEKETLEPHLNKYPEIKDEFVTTSSKPVKRLYTPLDTNELDYLEDLGFPSEYPFTRGVQPTMYRGRLWTMRQFAGMGSAEETNQRFKYLLEQGQTGLSVAFHLPTIYGRDSDHPESHGEVGKLGVAVDTLKDMEILFDGIPLDEVTTSMTINAPASILLAMYMVVAEKQGVPPDQIGGTIQNDILKEYQAQKSFLYGPKPSMRIIVDIIEYCTEHIPRWNTVSISGYHIREAGSTAAQELAFTLRNGLEYVERCVERGMDVDNFAPRLSFFFNAHNDIFEEVAKYRAARRIWAKEMKRRFNPKNERSLWMRFHTQTAGCSLTAQQPMVNIVRTAYQALAAVLGGTQSLHTNSMDEALALPSEDAVRVALRTQQVLAHESGAANTIDPLAGSYYVESLTDELEEEAYEYFDKIDAMGGVVPAIEKGFFQKEIAKSAYRYQREIENNERTIIGVNKFKVEKEPEIPVLKIDPEVEERQIERLQRVREERDENAVQEALDGLRRASEGDENVMPWVVKAVRAYASVGEICDVWRDVFGEWDEPTIF
- a CDS encoding cob(I)yrinic acid a,c-diamide adenosyltransferase; this translates as MTDEPQPGLVQVYTGNGKGKTTAALGAGMRAAGHGLGVMMISFMKAKVAMRGDKVDTNYGEFASAQKLPHFAIVPVGRETFVDKENPDPIDIELAQKGLRMAREAIADHTCDVLILDEINVAVEWDLFSLEDQLELIRIKPDDMELIMTGRYARDEVIEAADLVTEMKDVKHYFEEEGVKARKGFEF
- a CDS encoding flavodoxin family protein, which gives rise to MMLIVGICGSPKTENSHTEFLLRKALEAAASELPEGSTKEAKTTLLKMSDYEIRHCTGCDACVRRKHCPESDQDDMPEIEDWLRKADGIIVSAPSYFTAVPGVLKDLIDRSRPMKMNGNELKDKLFGAISYAGLRYGGQEHIIDYLNRFALGHGMIVVGAVGNPVKDGFFGAGSLQTDEGKWRSAKDDELAIQGSIKLGKRVAQLAKRMQE